The genomic interval AGCTCGTCAGCGTGGAGGACGTGGAGGTGGTCAGCGCGCTCCCGAGGAGAGGGTGCACCTGGTGCACCTGGTGAGCggcggctgcggctgcggctgcggcaGCGGCTGCAGCCACGGGGCCTCCGGGGTGTCCACCGGGCCCGGCGGCGTGCCCCACGGTGCCGCAGTGGAAAGCTGAGTTGTGCCCTCCGTAAATGTCCCCCACCAGCCGCTTCATCTCGTCCAAGGAGCTGTTGAGCATCAGGATGTAGTTCCTGGCGAGAAGCAGCGTGGCGATCTTGGACAACTTGCGCACCGAGGGCCCGTGCGCGTAGGGCATCACCTCGCGCAAACCGTCCATGGCCAGGTTGAGGTCGTGCATGCGCTTGCGCTCCCGGCCGTTGATCTTGAGACGGAGATGGTACATTTCCTCCTCGGTGACTTGCTTCTTCAGTTTGAAGttgttgctactgctgctgctgctgctgctactgctgctgctctcgaCTGACTTGGGGTCTCCAGACCTCAGGAGATCACTGGCGCTCAGCTTCTGGCGCAGCTCTGCGCTCTGCGTAGATGAGGACACGGAGGAGCCTAcgaggtggtgatggtggtgtggGTGGTGCTCTCGGAGAGACATGACGTCCATGTCCGGGGAAGAGGCTCTGCTGCTTTGGCTGGAGTCTGAATTCATTTTATGGGTTCGTTTTCGAGGTTGTTGTAGGAGGTTGCTGCTggttccccccaccccccctctctctcaaccccctctttctctctctctctctctctctctctctctctctctctttctcctactcccactctctctcttttccctctctctctttctggagCCCTCAGTCCTTCTGGTCCCCTGATGTTGTCCGTACCCCTCCTGTCCCACGCTTCTGTCCCTCTTATCACACCGGTGTCCACTTTGCCTCAGCCGActcgctctcctttctctcttttctctctatctcatctcctcttgtgtctctgcGTGTCTGCGGCGAGGAGGACACCGATAGAGGCTTTTTATATATGCGGGGAAAACAAAAGCGGCTTTCCTATTCATAACGCCTAGTTAGTAGGATGACGTGCCCGTTAGAAAGGGGGCGGTGTGCTTTGACTGTCCCAGTGACCGCGGTGCGCAACCATTCACTGCTATTGTCAGGACACCGTTGGGGGGCACAGTgcgcctcttcttcttcttctcttctttttctctcctcctcctcttcttctttttctcttcccctctcctctcgcGGATCAGAAAAGTTGCTCTTCCTGGAAGAAACTGGTCAGTTTGAAAATTGCTTCTTTTAtagcatttttgtgtgtgtcaaaccTATAGAAGTTCTTTGGAGAGCCTCCTGTAcacttaatatttaaaaagtgacaCACTATATCGGTTGTGCCCGGCCGTTGCCTCGCTGCGCAATGTGACATTTACGCACAACAATCATTGTTATAACCTCGCGCAGTATGTTTGATAATTTCACATGTTTTAAAATAGATGAAATGCACcacgaggaggagagactgtGATCTTCCAGTCTCCTCCACAGTGCTCATTTTGTGGGTGTTTATCGGACAGTCGAATCGGAAAGCCAAAGTCTCGGTTCGGCCGCTGTTGCCGGAGAGAACTGGGAGGAATGGGAAGGAAATTGCTTTCCCATTCAGCGGCTCCCCGCGGCCACAGGGGTGCGCGGCCTCCGCTGGGACAGAGGTAACATGCCCGCTCCGATCACTCCGCACTCTGCTGTCCATATGGCAG from Cyclopterus lumpus isolate fCycLum1 chromosome 15, fCycLum1.pri, whole genome shotgun sequence carries:
- the olig3 gene encoding oligodendrocyte transcription factor 3 isoform X1, with product MNSDSSQSSRASSPDMDVMSLREHHPHHHHHLVGSSVSSSTQSAELRQKLSASDLLRSGDPKSVESSSSSSSSSSSSNNFKLKKQVTEEEMYHLRLKINGRERKRMHDLNLAMDGLREVMPYAHGPSVRKLSKIATLLLARNYILMLNSSLDEMKRLVGDIYGGHNSAFHCGTVGHAAGPGGHPGGPVAAAAAAAAAAAAAHQVHQVHPLLGSALTTSTSSTLTSSLPGLTSIRAPHALMKSSPSVPLQLGPGFQHWAGLPCPCTICQVPPAPHIPITTAGLTRLTMEGKDLMK
- the olig3 gene encoding oligodendrocyte transcription factor 3 isoform X2 codes for the protein MNSDSSQSSRASSPDMDVMSLREHHPHHHHHLVGSSVSSSTQSAELRQKLSASDLLRSGDPKSVESSSSSSSSSSSSNNFKLKKQVTEEEMYHLRLKINGRERKRMHDLNLAMDGLREVMPYAHGPSVRKLSKIATLLLARNYILMLNSSLDEMKRLVGDIYGGHNSAFHCGTVGHAAGPAAAAAHQVHQVHPLLGSALTTSTSSTLTSSLPGLTSIRAPHALMKSSPSVPLQLGPGFQHWAGLPCPCTICQVPPAPHIPITTAGLTRLTMEGKDLMK